CTAGCAGCTGCACATTCGGGCGAATGATCGTGTCCACGCCGATAAAGACATCAACATCGATCCATGTGCTGGCGGGGTCAATGATGGTCACGCCCTGACGCATCCACTTTTCACAGACACGTCGGTTGAGCTCTGCGCCCATGCGTGCGAGCTGCACCCGGTCGTTGACCCCTTCGGTCTGCCACAAATCATCAATGACATGAGCTGCGACGCGACGGCCACGGTCCCTGGCGATGGCGAGTACGTCGGTGAGGTATTTCTCGCCTTGCGCGTTATCCGTACCTACCTGGCTCAGAGCAGAGCGCAACAGCTCACCGTCAAAGGCATAAATGCCGGAGTTGATTTCCGTGATGAGTGCTTGCTCAGCGGTGGCATCTTTTTGCTCGACGATTCCGGTGACAGCCCCGGTCTCATCACGCAGAATCCGTCCATAACCGTGCGGGTCAGGGACATGAGCTGTCATCACCGTGACGCCGTTACCGTTCGTCTCATGCTCAGCAACGAGAGCAGCGAGGGTTTCGCTGGCCAGCATCGGCACATCCCCGTAGGTGACAACAACTGTGCCTGATAGATCAGCTGGAAGTTTTTCCAGACCGCACTCAGCGGCCCGACCAGTGCCTTTGACCTCATCCTGATCAGCAACAACGGCCTGCGGAGCAACCTGCGATACGTGCGCAGCCACAAGTTCACGCTTGTGTCGAACAACTACAGCAAGATGCTCAGGTTCAAGCCCCTCAGCTGCCTTGATCGCGTGACCGAGGAGCGTACGCCCACCGATGGCATGCAAGACCTTGGGGACTGCGGACTTCATACGAGTGCCCTCGCCCGCAGCGAGGACAACAACAGCGGCGGGCCTGTGGATGGTCACGATCAGTTCGTCTCCGGGAGGCTGAAGCGGCTTGTGGGCAGTGCCATAGCGAGCAAAAGATCAACGCTGCACGCATATAGCGTCCACGACCGTGCACGCATCGAGCGATCTGCGGCCGTGATCCGATCGCAACAATACTCGTCCGTACGTGTCTGCGGTGTCCTGAGAACCTCCACACGACTTCCGACAACGAAGTATCGCGAGCGAACACTAAGAAATTCGTTCACAGGTGCGTGGGCACCTCTATACGCCGATGGGGCCCTGCGCACACCATGCAAGGCCCCACCCAAACGCTAGTCACATCAGCGGCTACGGCGCTGCTGCTGTTTTTGCTTAGCGCGGCGACGGCGTTCCTCACGCTCGTCCGCTTCACGGTGTAGACGCCGCTCCAGAGCAAGCTGACGTCCAAACCGCTCACGCTCACGCAGATCCAGATAAATCACATCGCGCTGAAGCCCCTTAACAATCGCGAACATCAACCCCACGATCACAAATAGGAAGGGGGTCGATGCCACGATCGTGACGCTCTGCACGCTGTTAAGCGCATCATCACCACCAGCAAGAAGCAGGGTGATGCCAACCAAGGCCGTGAGCAGACCCCACAGTGCAGAAAGCCACGGTGCTGCGTCGCCACGACCGTTCTGGGACATCGACCCCATCACTGTGGACGCAGAATCAGCCGAGGTGATGAAGAACGTGGCAAGCAGCAAAATCGCAACAAACCCAGCTGCAGTGCCCCCGGGGAACTGGTGCAGAAGGTTGAACAACTGCTGCTCAGCATTCCCGTCGCCGTAGATCGACTTTCCGGTCTGCTCCATGACGATGGCCGTGCCACCAAAAATCGCGAACCAGACTGTTGAAAGCCCCGCAGGAACAAGCATCACACCCAAGCAGAACTCTTTAATGGTTCGACCACGCGAAATACGCGCAAGGAACATACCAACGAAAGGTGACCAGCTAATCCACCACGCCCAGTAGAAGATTGACCACGAGGATAGCCATTTACCGGCGGTGCCATTTGCAGAAGCCGCTGTTCGACTTGCCATCTCGAAAAATTGGCTCAAATACGAACCAATCGACCCTGGCAGCAAGTTGAGTTGCGTCACTGTCGGCCCAAAAGCGAAAACAAAAAGGGCGAGCACAGCAGCAAGAATCATGTTGATGTTCGAGAGGATTTGAATCCCCCGACCCACGCCGGAAAACGCAGACATCATGAACGCCAAAGTGAGAATCGCCACGATCGTGACGATGAGGCCATTCCCCGGGTTGTGAACCAACCCTGAGGCCTCAAGACCGGCACGGATCTGCAATGCTCCTAACCCAAGCGAGCAAGCAGTACCGAACACCGTCGCAAAGATCGACAGAATGTCGATGCAGCGACCAAACAACCCGTTCGCATGCTTCTCCCCCACTAAACGGAGTAAAAGCTGCCGAGATGAGCTGCTTACGCCCCACACGGTACGTGGAGTAAGCGATGGCCAGACCGACAATCGCGTAGACCGCCCACGGATGCAACGTCCAGTGGAACATCGCCGTAGCCATAGCGGTCCCGACCTCTTGCTTGGCATGCCCTGGAACGCCATCGCGATAGAAAGACAACGGCTCAGAAGCTCCGTAGAACATCAGACCGATACCCATACCCGCCGCGAACATCATCGCGATCCATGAACTCGTGCGGAATTCCGGCTGCTCATCCATCGAACCGAGACGAATGTTGCCGAAACGCCCAAAGGCGATGGTGAGCACGAAAGCCACGAACACCGTGCCGAAGAACACGAAGGCCCATCCCAGGTTGTCTAGAACCCAAGAAAAAGCAACCTTCGCAGCAGCCGAGAACGTCTCACCTGACAACAAACCCCACGCAACCACGATCGCAATAAGCACCGAGGCAGGGATGATCACGCTGTAGTCAATTGGTGCATCAGCACGCTCAGACTCAAGCTCGACCGGCTTTTCACGCAGGTCTTCTGGTGTTAATTCACGGTCGCTCGAGAGGATTGTGGCGAGTTCCTGCATAGCACTCGTCGTCGGCCCCACGAACTGGCCTTTATCTTCGCCGACGGGATCCGGGGCATCAGCTGATGGCGGATTTTCTTTATCGGTCATACAAGTGAAACTACCGAGGAAAACGCACCACACCCAACAAGCGAGCATGGATAACACACATTTCGCGTCGCCTGATTCAGTGAAAATAAATAACTTCGCAGAGACGAATATCACTGACGCACATACGCGTCACCGGCGGAAACACAACCGCCCCAGAAGGACAGCAGTTAATGCGCAATAAATGGTTCCCCGGGTAGGAATCGAACCTACGTCGCTTGTCCTGATTCAAAGTCAGGCGGGCCCTACCAGCAGACCAACCGGGGAGCGGTCTCGTGTGAAACCGCCCCTAGCCTACGCCACATCAGGGCATGCTCGAACCAACATGGGCACCACGGCTCGTCGAGGACCACGCATCACCAGCAAATTGGCACAATAGGATCCGTGCCTCCCGAACGCCCCACACGCCCCTCCCGCAACCGCATGACCGGCAAAGAACGCCGTGAACAGCTCATCGGCATCGGCCGTGCCCTCTTCGCCGACCACGGGTTCGAAGGCACCACAGTCGAAGAAATTGCTTCTCGCGCAAACGTCAGCAAACCCGTCGTCTACGAACACTTCGGCGGAAAAGAAGGCCTCTACGCCGTCGTCGTCGACCGAGAAATCCGTGCCCTCCTCGACACCATCACCACCGCCCTCACCACCCCCGACATGGGCTCCCGCGCCCTCATCGAACTCGCCGCCCTAGCCCTGCTCGACTACATCGATACCTCAACCGACGGATTCCGCATCCTCGTCCGAGACTCCCCCACCGGACAATCCACCGGATCCTTCGCCTCACTCATCTCCGACGTCGCCAGCCAAGTCGAACATCTCCTCGCAGCAAAATTCCGCTCCGCAGGCCTAGAGCCCCGCATGGCCCCCATGTACGCACAAATGCTCGTCGGCATGGTCGCCCTCACCGGCCAATGGTGGCTCGACAACGGAAAATTCAAAAAAGAAGACGTCGCCACCCACATCATCAACCTCGCCTGGAACGGCATGACCGGACTCGAACCCGACCCCACCTTGACCGTCCACGTCCGAGAACACCGCCACACCCCCGACACCACGGACCACCAATCGTGACCCCCCAGGACCCCCCATCTGCCCACCACGACGAAGTCGACCGCATCGTCGCAGCCTGGGAACGAGAACTACCTAACCTCGACGCCACCCCTTTGCACGTACTCTCACGAATCTCACGCCTAAGCCGACACCTAGAATTCGCGCGCCGCAGCGCATTCGAAGCCAACAACCTCGAACCCTGGGAATTCGACGTCCTCTCCGCACTACGCCGCGCAGGAGCCCCCTTCGAAATGTCCCCAGGAGAACTCGTCCACGACACCCTCTCCACCAGCGGCACCATGACAAACCGCATCGCCCGACTAGAAAAACGCGGACTCGTCACCCGCCACCGCGACCCTCACGACGGCCGAAGCATGCGCATCCGCCTGACCACCGCAGGCAAAGACGCAGCCGAAAACACCCTCACAGCCCTCATCGACCGCGAAAACGACCTCCTAGCCGCACTAGGCAACACCGAACGCAACGAACTCATCAACCACCTACGCCACATGCTGCTCAGCTTCGACTAACCCACCCCATGTGTGGCGG
This region of Dermatophilus congolensis genomic DNA includes:
- a CDS encoding bifunctional UDP-N-acetylglucosamine diphosphorylase/glucosamine-1-phosphate N-acetyltransferase GlmU, which gives rise to MTIHRPAAVVVLAAGEGTRMKSAVPKVLHAIGGRTLLGHAIKAAEGLEPEHLAVVVRHKRELVAAHVSQVAPQAVVADQDEVKGTGRAAECGLEKLPADLSGTVVVTYGDVPMLASETLAALVAEHETNGNGVTVMTAHVPDPHGYGRILRDETGAVTGIVEQKDATAEQALITEINSGIYAFDGELLRSALSQVGTDNAQGEKYLTDVLAIARDRGRRVAAHVIDDLWQTEGVNDRVQLARMGAELNRRVCEKWMRQGVTIIDPASTWIDVDVFIGVDTIIRPNVQLLGETTIGADATVGPEATISDSAVGDGTHVRRCEIDAATIGSAVTVGPYVQIRAGSDIPDGTAITSFTTHPHITDQQENCR
- a CDS encoding BCCT family transporter codes for the protein MFGTACSLGLGALQIRAGLEASGLVHNPGNGLIVTIVAILTLAFMMSAFSGVGRGIQILSNINMILAAVLALFVFAFGPTVTQLNLLPGSIGSYLSQFFEMASRTAASANGTAGKWLSSWSIFYWAWWISWSPFVGMFLARISRGRTIKEFCLGVMLVPAGLSTVWFAIFGGTAIVMEQTGKSIYGDGNAEQQLFNLLHQFPGGTAAGFVAILLLATFFITSADSASTVMGSMSQNGRGDAAPWLSALWGLLTALVGITLLLAGGDDALNSVQSVTIVASTPFLFVIVGLMFAIVKGLQRDVIYLDLRERERFGRQLALERRLHREADEREERRRRAKQKQQQRRSR
- a CDS encoding BCCT family transporter, with protein sequence MTDKENPPSADAPDPVGEDKGQFVGPTTSAMQELATILSSDRELTPEDLREKPVELESERADAPIDYSVIIPASVLIAIVVAWGLLSGETFSAAAKVAFSWVLDNLGWAFVFFGTVFVAFVLTIAFGRFGNIRLGSMDEQPEFRTSSWIAMMFAAGMGIGLMFYGASEPLSFYRDGVPGHAKQEVGTAMATAMFHWTLHPWAVYAIVGLAIAYSTYRVGRKQLISAAFTPFSGGEACERVVWSLHRHSVDLCDGVRYCLLAWVRSIADPCRS
- a CDS encoding TetR/AcrR family transcriptional regulator, with amino-acid sequence MTGKERREQLIGIGRALFADHGFEGTTVEEIASRANVSKPVVYEHFGGKEGLYAVVVDREIRALLDTITTALTTPDMGSRALIELAALALLDYIDTSTDGFRILVRDSPTGQSTGSFASLISDVASQVEHLLAAKFRSAGLEPRMAPMYAQMLVGMVALTGQWWLDNGKFKKEDVATHIINLAWNGMTGLEPDPTLTVHVREHRHTPDTTDHQS
- a CDS encoding MarR family winged helix-turn-helix transcriptional regulator, which codes for MTPQDPPSAHHDEVDRIVAAWERELPNLDATPLHVLSRISRLSRHLEFARRSAFEANNLEPWEFDVLSALRRAGAPFEMSPGELVHDTLSTSGTMTNRIARLEKRGLVTRHRDPHDGRSMRIRLTTAGKDAAENTLTALIDRENDLLAALGNTERNELINHLRHMLLSFD